The following coding sequences are from one Geothrix sp. window:
- a CDS encoding HAD-IG family 5'-nucleotidase has protein sequence MPNPPLPEVPPGRGIFCNRTLNLRSVRAIGYDMDYTLVDYRVEAFERMVYAQARARLASEGWPMEGLDFDGSMVTRGLVIDTELGNLVKANRFGFVKRAMHGTRMLEFAEQRDAYAQTLVDLSEPRWVFLNTLFSLSEGCLYAQAVDLLDRGALPRPFEYASLYRHVRSGVDAQHMEGHLKAEIAAAPERYVVQDPEAALALLDQKAAGKKLLLITNSEWSFTSKMMSHAYDRHLPEGMTWRQLFDVVIVAARKPAFFVEQGPFFEVVDEAGLLRPLVGPLKVGGIYLGGSAPQVERDLGIAGDEILYVGDHMFGDVHVSKRTLSWRTALVLRELEAEVAALEGYRPTELRLMALMRGKETLEARLSQARLALQRLHAGYGPAAQGDAATAEARVHDLRGQLLALDAEIGPLAKAGGELTNARWGLLTRAGNDKSHLTRQIERYADIYTSRVSNFLHATPYAYFRSPRGSLPHDPVGPAAGA, from the coding sequence ATGCCCAATCCCCCGCTCCCCGAAGTCCCTCCCGGCCGCGGCATCTTCTGCAACCGGACGCTGAACCTGCGCTCGGTGCGGGCCATCGGCTACGACATGGACTACACGCTGGTGGACTACCGGGTGGAGGCCTTCGAGCGCATGGTCTACGCCCAGGCCAGAGCCCGGCTGGCCTCCGAGGGCTGGCCCATGGAGGGCCTCGATTTCGATGGGTCCATGGTGACCCGCGGCCTCGTGATCGATACGGAGCTGGGCAACCTGGTGAAGGCGAACCGCTTCGGCTTCGTGAAGCGGGCCATGCACGGCACCCGCATGCTGGAGTTCGCCGAGCAGCGCGATGCCTATGCCCAGACCCTGGTGGACCTCTCCGAGCCCCGCTGGGTCTTCCTCAACACCCTCTTCTCGCTGTCCGAGGGCTGCCTCTACGCCCAGGCCGTGGACCTGCTGGACCGGGGCGCCCTGCCCCGCCCCTTCGAATACGCCAGCCTCTACCGCCATGTGCGCTCCGGCGTGGATGCCCAGCACATGGAGGGCCACCTGAAGGCCGAGATCGCCGCGGCCCCGGAGCGCTACGTGGTCCAGGATCCCGAGGCAGCCCTGGCCCTGCTGGACCAGAAGGCCGCGGGCAAGAAGCTGCTGCTCATCACCAACTCCGAGTGGAGCTTCACTTCCAAGATGATGAGCCACGCCTACGACCGCCACCTGCCGGAGGGCATGACCTGGCGGCAGCTGTTCGACGTGGTCATCGTCGCCGCCCGCAAGCCGGCCTTCTTCGTGGAGCAGGGCCCCTTCTTCGAGGTGGTCGACGAAGCCGGCCTGCTGCGGCCCCTGGTGGGGCCTCTGAAGGTCGGCGGCATCTACCTGGGTGGCTCGGCGCCGCAGGTGGAGCGGGACCTGGGCATCGCCGGGGACGAGATCCTCTACGTGGGCGACCACATGTTCGGCGATGTCCACGTGAGCAAGCGCACCCTGAGCTGGCGCACGGCGCTGGTGCTGCGCGAGCTGGAGGCCGAGGTGGCGGCCCTGGAGGGCTACCGCCCCACCGAGCTGCGCCTCATGGCCCTGATGCGGGGGAAGGAAACCCTGGAGGCCCGGCTCTCCCAGGCCCGTCTGGCCCTGCAACGCCTGCATGCGGGCTACGGCCCCGCCGCCCAGGGCGATGCGGCCACCGCAGAGGCCCGCGTCCATGACCTCCGCGGCCAGCTCCTGGCCCTCGACGCCGAGATCGGCCCCCTGGCCAAGGCCGGCGGCGAGCTGACCAACGCCCGCTGGGGCCTGCTCACCCGAGCCGGCAACGACAAGAGCCACCTCACGCGCCAGATCGAGCGCTACGCCGACATCTACACCAGCCGCGTCTCGAACTTCCTCCACGCCACGCCCTACGCCTACTTCCGCTCGCCGCGGGGCAGCCTGCCGCACGATCCCGTGGGCCCGGCGGCGGGAGCCTGA
- a CDS encoding acyl-CoA thioesterase gives MGSRGLFAHTFTVPDSAIDVNGHANNLEYLRWMQEVATAHSDACGWTLDRYQATRTTWVIRSHAIDYLRPAFAGERLKLLTWIGGFEDQESPRHYLFWRERDRKVLARARTVWVFIDTEAGRPRSIPEAFREAFEVVPDEQEALRALRTGEI, from the coding sequence ATGGGCAGCCGCGGCCTCTTCGCCCACACCTTCACCGTCCCCGATTCCGCCATCGACGTGAACGGGCACGCCAACAACCTGGAGTACCTGCGCTGGATGCAGGAGGTGGCCACGGCCCACTCGGATGCCTGCGGCTGGACGCTGGACCGCTACCAGGCGACCCGGACCACCTGGGTGATCCGCTCCCACGCCATCGACTACCTGCGGCCGGCCTTCGCAGGCGAGAGGCTCAAGCTGCTCACCTGGATCGGCGGCTTCGAAGACCAGGAGTCCCCGCGCCACTACCTGTTCTGGCGGGAGCGGGACCGCAAGGTGCTGGCCCGCGCCAGGACCGTCTGGGTGTTCATCGATACGGAGGCGGGCAGGCCCCGGAGCATCCCGGAGGCCTTCCGCGAGGCCTTCGAGGTGGTGCCCGACGAGCAGGAGGCCCTGCGGGCCCTGCGCACGGGCGAAATCTGA
- a CDS encoding S9 family peptidase translates to MFPLHRFLVPALIIALPAAAAEKRAFHIEDLYRLKGVQHLALSPDGSKLAFEVSSQDLKASTRNTQLWLLEVASGQAKQLTFSGKSDTAPQWSKDGKTLYFLSSRSGGSQLWALDASGGEARKVTSFEAGVGAPKLMPGGDKVVFEASVFPEALTDGARHKELSDKLDSGPVQAHLADELLYRHWTGWRDFQYSHLFTATFEGKVEALTAGKQDYPAFWQSWDLSPDGKEVCVTTNTDAVQARSTNQDLFLISLEGVRTPRRITGDNPAADQDPKYSPDGRFIAYKFQTKPGHESDRFRLAIYDRQAKIRKVLTEGIDNWVDGFQWSADGKALWFTVQEKGRWPLFRVEVATGKTTRMLEGQSIREFVVSPDQKRVLLTKTRVGEPVEVWSYAFETRELKRLTAFNQAVADEVDIRPAEEFTVKGADGKDIHVFLVKPHGFDPAKKYPLILNVHGGPQMMWSDTLRGDWQVYPGAGYIVAFPNPHGSTGYGQAFTDAISGDWDGKVQTDILKVADHLAALPYVDKDRMGAMGWSWGGYAMMWLEGHTTRFKALAAMMGVYDLRSMHGATEELWFAEHDLTGTPWDKAAAYDRMNPSSHVKAFKTPCLVITGERDYRVPYTQSLQFFTGLQEMGVPSRLIVFKNDGHWPDNLKSMPVYYNAHLEWFQKYLGGNAAPWKTEDMVRNLAFDKAGK, encoded by the coding sequence TTGTTCCCGTTGCATCGATTCCTGGTTCCCGCCCTGATCATCGCCCTGCCCGCCGCGGCGGCGGAGAAGCGGGCCTTCCACATCGAGGACCTGTACCGGCTCAAGGGGGTGCAGCACCTGGCGCTGAGCCCGGACGGCTCGAAGCTGGCCTTCGAGGTGTCCAGCCAGGACCTGAAGGCGTCCACGCGGAACACCCAGCTCTGGCTGCTGGAGGTTGCCTCGGGGCAGGCGAAGCAGCTCACCTTCTCGGGCAAGTCGGATACGGCGCCCCAGTGGTCGAAGGACGGGAAGACCCTCTACTTCCTGTCGAGCCGCAGCGGGGGCAGCCAGCTCTGGGCCCTGGACGCCAGCGGCGGCGAAGCCCGCAAGGTGACCTCCTTCGAGGCGGGCGTGGGCGCGCCGAAGCTGATGCCCGGCGGGGACAAGGTGGTGTTCGAGGCCTCCGTGTTCCCCGAGGCCCTGACGGACGGCGCCCGGCACAAGGAACTCAGCGACAAGCTGGACAGCGGCCCGGTGCAGGCCCACCTGGCCGATGAGCTGCTCTACCGCCACTGGACCGGCTGGCGCGATTTCCAGTACAGCCACCTGTTCACGGCCACCTTCGAGGGCAAGGTGGAGGCGCTCACCGCCGGGAAACAGGACTACCCGGCCTTCTGGCAGAGCTGGGACCTGAGCCCCGACGGCAAGGAGGTCTGCGTCACCACGAACACCGACGCGGTCCAGGCCCGCAGCACCAACCAGGACCTCTTCCTCATCTCCCTGGAGGGCGTCCGCACGCCCCGGCGCATCACCGGCGACAATCCGGCCGCAGACCAGGACCCCAAGTATTCGCCCGATGGCCGCTTCATCGCCTACAAGTTCCAGACCAAGCCGGGCCACGAGTCCGACCGCTTCCGCCTGGCCATCTACGACCGGCAGGCGAAGATCCGCAAGGTGCTGACGGAAGGCATCGACAACTGGGTGGACGGCTTCCAGTGGTCGGCGGACGGCAAGGCCCTCTGGTTCACCGTGCAGGAGAAGGGCCGCTGGCCCCTGTTCCGCGTCGAGGTGGCCACCGGAAAGACCACCCGCATGCTGGAGGGGCAGAGCATCCGCGAGTTCGTGGTGAGCCCCGACCAGAAACGCGTGCTGCTCACCAAGACCCGGGTGGGCGAGCCCGTCGAGGTGTGGAGCTACGCCTTCGAGACCAGGGAGCTGAAGCGGCTCACCGCCTTCAACCAGGCCGTGGCCGACGAGGTGGACATCCGCCCGGCGGAGGAATTCACCGTGAAGGGCGCCGACGGCAAGGACATCCACGTCTTCCTGGTAAAGCCCCACGGCTTCGATCCCGCGAAGAAGTATCCGCTCATCCTCAACGTGCACGGCGGTCCGCAGATGATGTGGTCCGACACCCTGCGCGGCGACTGGCAGGTCTATCCCGGCGCGGGCTACATCGTGGCCTTCCCCAATCCCCACGGCTCCACGGGCTACGGCCAGGCCTTCACGGACGCCATCAGCGGCGACTGGGACGGCAAGGTGCAGACCGACATCCTGAAGGTGGCCGACCATCTCGCGGCCCTGCCCTACGTGGACAAGGACCGCATGGGCGCCATGGGCTGGAGCTGGGGCGGCTACGCCATGATGTGGCTGGAGGGCCACACCACCCGCTTCAAGGCGCTGGCCGCCATGATGGGCGTGTACGATCTGCGCTCCATGCACGGCGCCACCGAGGAGCTCTGGTTCGCGGAGCACGACCTCACGGGCACGCCCTGGGACAAGGCCGCCGCCTACGACCGCATGAACCCCAGCAGCCACGTGAAGGCCTTCAAGACTCCCTGCCTGGTCATCACCGGCGAGCGCGACTACCGCGTGCCCTACACCCAGAGCCTGCAGTTCTTCACGGGTCTGCAGGAGATGGGCGTGCCCAGCCGGCTCATCGTCTTCAAGAACGATGGCCACTGGCCCGACAACCTGAAGTCCATGCCCGTCTACTACAACGCCCACCTCGAGTGGTTCCAGAAGTACCTGGGCGGCAATGCCGCCCCCTGGAAGACCGAGGACATGGTGCGAAACCTGGCCTTCGACAAGGCCGGGAAGTAG